In Anaerolineales bacterium, one DNA window encodes the following:
- a CDS encoding DUF1304 domain-containing protein, with protein MKLVSDILIVIAALLHFGFLYLEMFLWDKPHGMKTFRMTEEFAKQSKTLAMNQGLYNGFLAAGLIWGLCTGDAVKIFFLSCVTIAGIFGAYTVSRRIFYIQALPAILALVILLVF; from the coding sequence ATGAAACTCGTATCCGACATTCTTATCGTTATCGCCGCCCTTTTACATTTCGGCTTTCTCTACCTTGAAATGTTCCTGTGGGACAAGCCTCACGGCATGAAGACCTTCCGCATGACGGAGGAGTTTGCAAAACAATCAAAGACCCTCGCCATGAATCAGGGACTATACAACGGCTTCCTTGCGGCTGGACTCATCTGGGGATTATGCACAGGCGACGCAGTGAAGATCTTTTTTCTGAGTTGTGTCACCATTGCAGGAATCTTTGGCGCATACACCGTCAGCAGGCGGATATTTTACATCCAGGCCCTGCCTGCCATTTTGGCTTTGGTGATTTTGCTGGTATTTTAA
- a CDS encoding alkaline phosphatase family protein, giving the protein MICRIWILTLFAFLLQSCGSFVSVPPPILDSSLPTPTLTPSPTLVPATETPLPTGTPEPLPAIERVLIVSFDGLRPDAIEAANMENVMALMQSGAYTWSARTIAPSLTLPAHSSMLVGTCPAKHIVRWNEYVPQNGFALGTDIFDLAHAAGLRTVMVVAKEKLRQVTEPSSTDFFEFIDTTDKILDSTTVLRLALDQINRGFVLMFVHFGEGDLAGHNSGWMSRAQLGVYGREDRGLGSMIQTLKDRGMYDGTLIIVTSDHGGHDSTHGTDLPEDMTIPWIVSGPRIVPGELQTRVYTMDTAATAAFALGLPMPPEWDGLPVYEAFGMPVDESRKGGCGY; this is encoded by the coding sequence ATGATTTGCCGCATTTGGATTTTGACTCTCTTTGCGTTTCTCCTGCAAAGCTGCGGATCATTCGTTTCGGTTCCGCCGCCGATACTTGACTCCTCACTCCCCACTCCGACTCTCACGCCGAGCCCCACGCTCGTGCCTGCGACGGAGACACCGCTCCCCACAGGGACACCCGAGCCGCTGCCAGCCATCGAACGTGTGCTGATCGTCAGTTTTGACGGCTTGCGCCCCGATGCAATCGAAGCGGCGAATATGGAAAACGTGATGGCGCTGATGCAAAGCGGTGCGTACACTTGGAGCGCCCGCACCATTGCGCCAAGCCTGACGTTACCCGCGCATTCTTCCATGCTGGTAGGGACGTGCCCCGCCAAACATATCGTGCGTTGGAATGAATACGTGCCCCAAAACGGTTTCGCACTCGGTACCGATATTTTTGACCTTGCCCATGCCGCCGGCTTGCGGACGGTGATGGTGGTCGCCAAGGAAAAACTGCGCCAGGTGACCGAGCCTTCCAGCACGGATTTTTTCGAATTCATTGACACGACGGATAAGATATTGGATTCAACAACAGTCTTAAGACTTGCGCTGGATCAAATCAATCGGGGTTTCGTCTTAATGTTCGTTCATTTTGGCGAGGGGGATCTCGCTGGTCACAACAGCGGCTGGATGTCCCGCGCGCAGCTTGGAGTGTATGGTCGTGAAGACAGGGGACTTGGCTCGATGATCCAAACCCTGAAAGACAGGGGTATGTACGATGGTACGCTCATCATCGTCACCTCCGACCACGGCGGGCATGACTCGACTCACGGAACCGACCTGCCCGAAGATATGACCATCCCGTGGATTGTCAGCGGTCCGCGCATTGTCCCCGGCGAATTGCAAACCCGGGTTTATACGATGGACACCGCCGCCACCGCCGCCTTCGCGCTTGGCCTGCCCATGCCGCCCGAATGGGACGGCCTTCCCGTCTATGAAGCCTTTGGCATGCCTGTGGATGAATCTCGAAAAGGTGGCTGTGGGTACTAA
- a CDS encoding Rrf2 family transcriptional regulator, whose translation MQITRQADYAVRAVLHLARNSDQRTATSTIAEEQRIPPSFLAKIVSQLSIAGLLHTSRGARGGVTLARTAKEITLLEVIEAIDGPIQLNECVGENSTCSFGDDCPLRPVWCDAQDELVGRLKGTNFADMIAKGQVAV comes from the coding sequence ATGCAGATCACACGCCAGGCAGACTATGCTGTTCGCGCCGTGCTTCATCTCGCCCGCAATAGCGACCAGCGCACAGCAACCAGCACGATTGCAGAGGAACAGCGTATTCCGCCTTCCTTCCTTGCCAAGATCGTTTCGCAATTGTCCATCGCGGGCCTCCTGCACACGTCACGCGGCGCACGAGGGGGCGTCACGCTGGCCCGCACCGCAAAGGAGATCACCCTGCTCGAAGTCATCGAAGCCATCGACGGCCCCATCCAGCTCAATGAATGCGTCGGTGAAAACAGCACATGTTCCTTCGGGGACGACTGCCCCCTGCGCCCCGTCTGGTGTGATGCGCAGGATGAGCTTGTTGGCAGGCTGAAAGGCACGAACTTCGCCGATATGATCGCCAAGGGACAGGTCGCCGTATAA
- a CDS encoding toast rack family protein has protein sequence MYRKLMFFVAILALTTLACGFQVNVPRQMEAGPDVTETIKIPYSAGGEDSLKLSFGAGELKLSPGAGGLVDGTATYNYEQFKPEVKTDGGNVHITMGETRINFLPSFDSLKNEWDLKLGGQPMDLSIESGAYEGDYEFGGLALTRLTVADGAADVELSFSEPNPAEMTVFSYSTGASDIEMKNLANANFSLFDFSSGAGNYTLDFSGELQRDASVKLTTGFSNLIVIVPDGIDAVVTVKSGASNVNAGSGWSQSGNVYKQKGEGPTLTFVIEMGAGNLTLTR, from the coding sequence ATGTATCGAAAACTTATGTTCTTTGTCGCGATTCTCGCGCTGACCACACTCGCCTGCGGATTCCAAGTCAACGTGCCGCGCCAGATGGAAGCCGGCCCCGATGTGACCGAAACCATCAAGATCCCGTATTCCGCCGGCGGCGAAGACAGCCTGAAACTGTCCTTTGGCGCGGGTGAATTGAAATTATCCCCCGGCGCGGGCGGGCTTGTGGATGGCACGGCCACCTACAATTACGAACAGTTCAAGCCGGAAGTGAAGACCGACGGCGGGAATGTCCACATCACGATGGGTGAGACGCGCATCAATTTCCTTCCATCATTCGATAGCCTCAAGAACGAATGGGATCTCAAACTCGGCGGCCAGCCTATGGATTTGAGCATTGAATCCGGCGCATATGAAGGGGACTATGAATTCGGCGGTCTGGCGCTCACCCGCCTCACGGTCGCAGACGGCGCGGCGGATGTGGAACTCTCCTTTTCGGAACCGAACCCGGCGGAAATGACGGTCTTCAGTTATTCAACCGGTGCCTCCGACATCGAAATGAAGAATCTCGCCAACGCCAATTTCAGTCTCTTTGACTTTTCCTCCGGCGCGGGCAATTACACCCTCGATTTCTCCGGCGAACTGCAGCGCGACGCCTCGGTCAAACTGACCACCGGGTTCAGCAATCTGATCGTCATCGTGCCGGATGGGATCGATGCCGTGGTGACCGTGAAGAGCGGTGCGTCGAATGTCAACGCAGGCTCAGGCTGGAGTCAGAGCGGAAACGTCTACAAGCAGAAGGGCGAAGGCCCCACACTCACCTTCGTCATCGAAATGGGCGCGGGCAACCTGACCCTCACCCGATAA
- the radA gene encoding DNA repair protein RadA, translated as MAKTKTHTRFVCQQCGRVAASYMGKCPQCGAFDSMLEEVIHDEPVSKKGVGNVRGLSGRSEPRPISEVGGDAEDRVHLPIGEFARVLGGGIVPGSIVLVGGDPGIGKSTLMLQMAMEMAKVQRVLYVSGEESERQIKMRAVRLFNGTQELPKELLLVTETNLEVIFSHVRESKPDLLIVDSIQTTYLTELDSSAGSVSQVRECSSQLRELAKSSGISVFMIGHVTKDGAIAGPRVLEHIVDTVLYLEGDRFQAYRLLRSVKNRFGATSEVGVFEMREGGMIEVTNPSEAFLAERLVNAAGSTIAVTMEGTRPILVEIQGLTSPTQFGNARRTPNGVDFNRLLLITAVLTRRVGLKLAEQDVFVNVVGGIQIDEPAADLAVAAAIASSWKDVPVRAEAVLIGEIGLAGELRMPGQMVARLKEAQKLGFKTAIIPKAIRNPHSGGMGSEYPKGIEIVEVRSLDQALSAALKKEK; from the coding sequence ATGGCAAAAACAAAAACTCACACCCGATTTGTCTGTCAGCAATGCGGACGAGTCGCCGCCTCCTATATGGGCAAATGCCCGCAGTGCGGCGCATTCGACAGCATGCTGGAGGAAGTCATCCACGACGAACCCGTTTCCAAAAAGGGAGTCGGAAATGTCCGAGGACTGAGCGGTCGCTCGGAACCGCGTCCCATCTCCGAGGTCGGCGGTGACGCGGAGGATCGCGTCCACCTGCCGATCGGTGAATTTGCGCGCGTGCTCGGCGGCGGCATCGTGCCGGGCTCCATCGTGCTCGTGGGCGGGGACCCGGGCATCGGCAAATCCACATTGATGCTGCAAATGGCGATGGAGATGGCGAAGGTACAGCGCGTGCTGTATGTGTCGGGCGAGGAGTCGGAGCGGCAGATCAAGATGCGCGCGGTGCGTTTGTTCAATGGGACGCAGGAACTGCCTAAGGAATTGCTGCTGGTGACCGAGACGAATCTCGAAGTGATCTTCAGCCACGTCCGCGAATCAAAACCCGACCTGTTGATCGTTGACTCCATCCAGACCACGTACCTCACTGAATTGGATTCGTCGGCGGGGTCGGTGTCGCAGGTGCGCGAGTGTTCGTCGCAGTTGCGGGAGTTGGCGAAGTCATCCGGGATTTCCGTGTTTATGATCGGGCATGTGACCAAGGATGGCGCCATTGCGGGTCCGCGGGTGCTGGAGCATATCGTGGATACCGTGCTGTATCTGGAAGGCGACCGTTTCCAGGCGTATCGTCTTTTGCGTTCGGTGAAGAACCGCTTCGGCGCGACTTCGGAAGTGGGCGTGTTCGAAATGCGTGAAGGCGGCATGATCGAAGTGACCAATCCCTCCGAGGCGTTTTTGGCGGAGCGTTTGGTCAATGCGGCAGGCTCCACTATTGCAGTGACCATGGAAGGCACGCGCCCGATCCTGGTTGAAATTCAGGGATTAACTTCGCCGACTCAATTCGGCAATGCGCGCCGCACGCCAAATGGCGTGGATTTTAACCGTTTGTTGTTAATTACGGCGGTGTTAACCCGCCGTGTGGGACTGAAACTCGCCGAGCAGGATGTTTTTGTGAATGTGGTGGGCGGCATTCAAATTGACGAACCCGCCGCCGACTTAGCCGTCGCCGCCGCCATCGCTTCTTCATGGAAGGATGTGCCTGTCCGCGCGGAGGCGGTCTTGATCGGTGAGATCGGTCTGGCTGGTGAATTGCGCATGCCCGGGCAGATGGTGGCTCGCTTGAAAGAAGCTCAGAAGCTCGGTTTCAAAACCGCCATTATCCCAAAGGCGATCCGCAACCCCCATTCTGGGGGCATGGGCTCGGAATATCCGAAAGGAATCGAGATCGTCGAAGTCCGCTCGCTGGATCAGGCGTTGAGTGCGGCGTTGAAGAAAGAGAAGTAA
- a CDS encoding nucleoside deaminase, whose translation MVSAELQNLDLELFMREALAEADAAGGAGELPIGSVVVLDGKIIARGRARHREFKSQIRHAELNALLAAGEDLWRDYKRAVLFTSVEPCPMCLGAVVMADIPHIIFAKHDKVVFSKLSIESNPYINRHIKSYHGGVLEAESSQIIAKYRPDVLQYIEKGGL comes from the coding sequence ATGGTATCTGCTGAATTGCAGAATCTCGACCTTGAATTGTTCATGCGGGAAGCGCTTGCTGAAGCGGATGCTGCGGGCGGAGCAGGAGAGTTGCCCATCGGCTCGGTCGTCGTTCTGGATGGAAAAATCATCGCACGTGGGCGCGCACGACATCGTGAATTCAAAAGTCAAATTCGACATGCGGAATTAAATGCCCTGCTTGCAGCAGGGGAAGACTTATGGCGGGATTACAAACGGGCGGTCCTTTTCACATCGGTTGAACCGTGTCCCATGTGCCTGGGGGCGGTGGTGATGGCGGATATTCCCCATATCATTTTTGCCAAGCATGACAAGGTGGTGTTCTCCAAACTAAGCATAGAAAGCAATCCTTACATTAATCGACACATCAAATCGTATCATGGCGGGGTGTTGGAGGCAGAATCGTCTCAAATCATTGCCAAATACCGCCCCGATGTTTTGCAATACATCGAAAAGGGCGGCCTTTAG
- the hutU gene encoding urocanate hydratase gives MPTPRVIRAPRGTELTCKNWLSEAAYRMIQNNLDPEVAEKPEDLVVYGGRGKAARSWEAFDAILESLRNLEEDETLLVQSGKPVVVFKSHKDAPKVLIANSNLVPHWATWEKFDELDKKGLIMYGQMTAGSWIYIGTQGILQGTYETFGALAKLKGWGSLKGKFILTAGLGGMGGAQPLSITMNEGVGLIVEVDPERAERRRAIGYVDMIVDNLEEAMTLVEENVKNGTPKSIGLIGNAADVYDELSRRGVIPDVVTDQTSAHEALFYIPSGLSITAANQLRESDPEKYKKMAMDSMSTHVRAMLAFQRAGAEVFDYGNNIRQQAYNNGVTDAFEFPGFVPAYIRPLFCEGKGPFRWVALSGDPADIYTTDQAIMELFPEDAHLHRWLKMAREKVPFQGLPSRICWLGYGERAKAGLRFNELVSTGKVKAPIVIGRDHLDSGSVASPNRETEAMKDGSDAISDWAILNALINAVGGATWVSFHHGGGVGMGYSQHAGQVIVADGTPEAVVRLERVLTTDPGMGVVRHADAGYETAIEAAKRHGLNMPMLGKSS, from the coding sequence ATGCCGACACCTCGCGTCATCCGCGCGCCTCGTGGAACGGAACTGACCTGTAAGAACTGGCTGAGCGAAGCCGCCTACCGCATGATACAAAACAACCTTGATCCCGAGGTGGCCGAGAAACCCGAAGATCTCGTTGTCTACGGCGGCCGCGGGAAAGCCGCCCGAAGTTGGGAAGCCTTCGATGCGATTCTCGAAAGCCTGAGAAATCTCGAGGAGGACGAGACCCTGCTCGTGCAATCGGGCAAGCCTGTCGTGGTCTTCAAATCCCACAAGGATGCGCCCAAGGTGTTGATCGCCAACTCCAACCTCGTGCCGCACTGGGCAACGTGGGAAAAATTCGATGAGCTTGATAAAAAAGGTCTCATCATGTACGGGCAGATGACGGCCGGTTCGTGGATCTACATCGGCACGCAGGGCATTCTGCAGGGAACCTATGAAACATTCGGTGCGCTTGCCAAACTCAAAGGCTGGGGCTCGCTCAAAGGGAAGTTCATCCTTACGGCGGGACTGGGCGGCATGGGCGGCGCGCAGCCGCTGTCCATCACCATGAACGAAGGCGTGGGATTGATTGTCGAAGTGGACCCCGAACGCGCGGAACGCCGCCGCGCCATCGGCTACGTGGATATGATCGTGGATAATCTCGAAGAAGCCATGACGCTGGTCGAAGAGAATGTCAAGAACGGAACACCGAAGTCCATCGGGTTGATCGGCAATGCCGCGGATGTCTACGACGAACTCTCCAGGCGTGGGGTAATCCCCGATGTGGTCACAGACCAGACCTCTGCGCATGAGGCATTGTTTTATATCCCCTCGGGGTTGAGTATCACCGCTGCGAACCAGCTGCGCGAATCCGACCCTGAAAAATATAAAAAGATGGCAATGGATTCGATGTCCACGCATGTGCGGGCGATGCTTGCGTTCCAGCGTGCGGGCGCGGAAGTGTTCGACTACGGCAACAACATCCGCCAGCAGGCGTACAACAACGGCGTGACGGATGCGTTCGAGTTCCCCGGCTTCGTGCCTGCCTACATTCGTCCGCTGTTCTGTGAAGGCAAGGGGCCGTTCCGCTGGGTGGCGCTTTCGGGTGACCCCGCAGATATTTACACCACTGATCAAGCCATTATGGAACTCTTCCCCGAAGATGCGCATTTACACCGCTGGCTGAAAATGGCGCGTGAGAAAGTGCCGTTCCAGGGCTTGCCATCACGCATCTGCTGGCTTGGTTATGGTGAACGCGCCAAAGCGGGATTGAGGTTCAACGAACTCGTTTCAACTGGTAAAGTGAAAGCCCCCATCGTCATCGGGCGCGATCATTTGGATTCAGGTTCGGTCGCTTCGCCGAATCGCGAAACCGAAGCGATGAAGGACGGTTCGGATGCCATCTCCGATTGGGCGATCCTCAACGCGCTGATCAACGCCGTCGGCGGTGCGACGTGGGTGTCCTTCCATCATGGGGGCGGCGTGGGTATGGGCTATTCCCAACACGCCGGTCAGGTCATTGTTGCGGATGGCACGCCCGAAGCCGTTGTCAGATTGGAGCGAGTCCTTACAACAGATCCAGGCATGGGCGTGGTCCGACACGCGGATGCGGGCTATGAGACCGCCATCGAGGCGGCAAAACGCCATGGGTTGAACATGCCCATGTTGGGGAAATCATCCTGA
- a CDS encoding DUF2277 domain-containing protein, whose product MCRSIKPLRNMDHPVTEQEIYEAALQYVRKVSGYRKPSKVNEGAFQKAVEEVAEATRKVLEKLKSKPFTNQ is encoded by the coding sequence ATGTGCCGAAGTATCAAACCCCTTAGAAATATGGATCACCCCGTCACCGAGCAGGAGATCTACGAGGCGGCCTTGCAATATGTGCGCAAGGTCAGCGGGTATCGCAAGCCATCCAAAGTGAATGAAGGAGCATTTCAAAAAGCGGTGGAGGAAGTGGCGGAAGCAACCAGGAAAGTATTGGAAAAGCTGAAGTCAAAACCGTTTACAAACCAATAA
- a CDS encoding homoserine dehydrogenase: protein MHYTLALIGFGNVARALARLLVRKQGLLKSKHGVTFSFTGISTGSHGFAVDSDGLDIEKALELVESGKSISPLSIFRVDDSLAVIQNASADVVFENSPVNTQTGQPALDHIRTALNLGMHAITANKGPVVHGYRELTELAKSRGKMFRFESTVLGGAPVFSVMREAFPLAELTSFKGILNATTNVILSRMEGGESYDEALKYAQSIGLAETDPTNDVDGWDAAIKVAALVTVLWDVPMTPQQVNPTGIRGITSEMIAKAKAEGKRYKLACSAEKVGDKVEASVSPQLVDVISPLYGMMNSSTGVTFRTDVILDYSITLSEKPGMQGGPVETAYGLFADFVNVVK, encoded by the coding sequence ATGCACTATACACTTGCACTCATTGGATTCGGCAATGTCGCCCGCGCGCTTGCGAGACTTTTAGTCCGCAAGCAGGGCCTGCTCAAATCCAAACATGGCGTCACCTTTTCATTCACGGGCATTTCCACCGGCAGTCATGGATTTGCGGTGGATTCAGATGGGCTTGATATTGAAAAAGCATTGGAACTTGTCGAAAGCGGAAAGTCCATTTCCCCTCTTTCCATTTTCCGGGTGGACGACTCACTTGCGGTAATTCAGAACGCCTCCGCCGATGTGGTGTTCGAGAACTCCCCCGTCAACACACAGACGGGACAGCCCGCGCTCGACCATATCCGCACGGCATTGAATTTGGGGATGCATGCGATCACGGCAAACAAGGGTCCCGTGGTGCATGGTTATCGCGAGTTGACCGAATTGGCGAAGAGCAGGGGAAAAATGTTTCGGTTTGAATCCACGGTTTTGGGCGGCGCACCCGTTTTCTCGGTCATGCGGGAGGCGTTTCCCCTGGCAGAGTTGACATCCTTCAAGGGTATCCTCAATGCCACCACCAATGTCATCCTTTCCAGAATGGAGGGCGGGGAATCCTACGATGAGGCGTTGAAATACGCGCAGTCCATCGGACTGGCGGAGACCGACCCGACCAACGATGTGGACGGCTGGGATGCGGCGATCAAGGTGGCTGCGCTGGTGACCGTGCTGTGGGATGTGCCGATGACGCCGCAGCAGGTCAACCCGACGGGCATTCGCGGAATCACATCCGAGATGATCGCCAAAGCCAAAGCGGAAGGCAAACGGTACAAGCTGGCCTGTTCTGCCGAAAAAGTTGGGGACAAGGTGGAGGCGAGCGTCTCCCCGCAACTGGTGGATGTGATATCGCCGTTGTATGGGATGATGAACTCCAGCACCGGCGTGACCTTCCGCACCGATGTGATCCTGGATTACTCGATCACACTCTCCGAGAAACCCGGCATGCAGGGCGGACCCGTTGAAACCGCCTATGGTCTGTTTGCGGATTTCGTGAATGTGGTGAAATAA
- a CDS encoding ABC transporter ATP-binding protein has product MQATLTQPQVRARRERPSFKGIGRAIKYLTKYGRQATLPYLFLIIATLSQLAVPRMIRNVIDAVTSGFLAGQVLQALENIPAQFVSATLPKILEALGYDSALTLDQLKVTLEADLTNAPRALVTALVAIVVFALLRGIFSFLQAFWAEKNSQSVAYDLRNDLYAKIQGLSFAYHDKNQTGQLMIRATDDVEKVRLFIGQGLLQLVGAVILLSGTVIILFSSNVLLAWTAMPILPIAIVLFAVFAGLAQPMFTKVQQKLSTLNTVLQENLAGIKVIKAFTREKEQQTKFRAAADDTMDQSIAVSRLFTFLFPLVFLIANLGQAAILYVGGRQIITGTLTIGAWQEFSLYLMYLFFPIMMFGMIVTQMGQASASADRIFEILDAKSDIVDKPNASKLPAVKGDVKFENVTFRYVGGGEPVLKNVSFEAKSGETIALLGATGSGKTSIINLLPRFYDPVEGRITIDGHDLRDVRLDSLRSQIGIVLQETTLFSGTIRENIAFGKPDATLEEVQAAAKSAAAHDFIMSFPDGYDTHVGERGTTLSGGQKQRVAIARALLLNPRILILDDSTSSVDVATEAHIQAALETLMKGRTSFVIAQRISTVINADTILVLEKGEVVAQGKHAQLMEEEPIYAEIYNSQILAHHSDAAAEVAL; this is encoded by the coding sequence ATGCAAGCCACCCTCACCCAACCCCAAGTCCGTGCACGCCGGGAACGACCGTCCTTCAAGGGCATTGGGCGTGCCATCAAATACCTGACGAAGTATGGACGTCAGGCAACGTTACCGTATCTCTTTTTGATCATTGCCACGCTTTCGCAACTGGCTGTGCCGCGCATGATCCGCAACGTGATCGACGCGGTCACCAGCGGGTTTCTTGCCGGCCAGGTGTTGCAGGCTCTTGAAAATATTCCCGCCCAATTTGTCAGCGCAACCCTGCCGAAGATTCTCGAAGCCCTGGGCTATGACTCTGCTTTAACGCTGGACCAGCTCAAAGTCACGCTGGAAGCGGATCTGACCAACGCGCCGCGCGCGTTGGTCACAGCCCTGGTCGCGATTGTCGTCTTCGCCCTGCTGCGCGGCATCTTCTCCTTCCTGCAAGCCTTCTGGGCGGAGAAGAATTCGCAGTCGGTTGCGTATGACCTGCGCAATGACCTGTATGCCAAGATCCAGGGATTGTCCTTTGCCTATCACGATAAAAATCAAACGGGACAGTTGATGATCCGCGCGACGGATGACGTGGAAAAGGTGCGCCTGTTCATCGGGCAGGGGCTGCTGCAACTGGTGGGCGCGGTGATCCTGTTGAGCGGTACGGTCATCATTTTGTTCTCGTCGAATGTTTTGCTCGCATGGACAGCCATGCCGATCCTGCCGATCGCGATCGTGTTGTTCGCCGTATTTGCGGGCCTTGCCCAGCCGATGTTCACGAAGGTACAGCAAAAACTTTCAACCTTGAATACGGTCTTGCAGGAAAACCTCGCGGGCATCAAAGTGATCAAGGCGTTCACCCGTGAAAAGGAACAACAGACAAAATTCCGCGCCGCCGCAGACGACACGATGGATCAGTCCATTGCGGTGTCACGGTTGTTCACGTTCCTGTTTCCGCTGGTGTTCCTGATCGCCAACCTCGGACAGGCTGCGATCCTGTATGTCGGCGGCAGGCAAATCATCACCGGCACGCTGACCATCGGCGCGTGGCAGGAATTTTCCCTGTACCTGATGTATCTATTCTTCCCGATCATGATGTTCGGCATGATCGTCACCCAAATGGGGCAGGCCTCCGCCTCCGCCGACCGCATCTTTGAAATCCTCGACGCCAAAAGCGATATTGTGGACAAACCGAACGCCTCGAAACTCCCCGCCGTGAAGGGTGACGTGAAATTCGAGAACGTCACCTTCCGCTATGTAGGCGGCGGCGAACCTGTGTTGAAAAATGTTTCGTTCGAGGCAAAGTCTGGTGAAACCATTGCCCTGCTCGGCGCAACAGGCTCGGGCAAGACCAGCATCATCAATTTGCTGCCGCGCTTCTATGATCCAGTCGAAGGTCGCATCACCATCGATGGTCACGACCTGCGCGATGTCAGGCTTGATTCGCTCCGTTCGCAGATCGGCATTGTGCTTCAGGAAACGACCCTGTTCAGCGGCACCATCCGCGAGAACATTGCCTTCGGCAAGCCTGATGCCACCCTCGAGGAGGTGCAGGCGGCGGCGAAATCCGCGGCGGCGCATGATTTCATCATGTCCTTCCCTGATGGCTACGATACGCACGTCGGCGAACGCGGCACCACGCTCAGCGGCGGACAAAAGCAGCGTGTGGCGATTGCGCGCGCGCTGCTGCTCAACCCGCGCATTCTCATTCTCGATGACTCGACATCCAGCGTGGACGTCGCCACCGAGGCGCACATCCAAGCCGCGCTCGAAACGCTTATGAAAGGCCGCACCTCCTTCGTCATCGCGCAGCGCATCAGCACGGTGATCAACGCCGATACGATCCTTGTTCTTGAAAAGGGCGAGGTGGTGGCGCAGGGCAAACACGCGCAATTGATGGAGGAAGAACCGATCTATGCTGAAATCTACAATTCACAAATTCTCGCGCATCACAGCGATGCCGCAGCGGAGGTGGCACTATGA
- a CDS encoding MarR family transcriptional regulator codes for MTKPAQFAHSIRAWMDVFMNRSMRGWHLFAKSTGLSMPQFSILMQLHHKGACGMSEVSERFEITPAAASQLVDKLVQGGFIMREEDPTDRRAKLLNLTDEGRELIQQGHEERYRWVDELGRKLTAEERAHVSEALDIMTRAAQEIEAESAQETA; via the coding sequence ATGACCAAACCTGCTCAATTTGCCCATTCCATCCGCGCCTGGATGGACGTTTTCATGAACCGCTCGATGCGCGGCTGGCACCTCTTTGCCAAATCCACCGGGCTTTCGATGCCGCAGTTCAGTATTCTCATGCAGCTGCATCACAAGGGCGCGTGCGGCATGTCCGAGGTCAGCGAACGTTTCGAGATCACCCCAGCCGCCGCGAGTCAACTGGTGGATAAACTCGTGCAAGGCGGGTTTATCATGCGGGAAGAAGATCCAACTGACCGCCGCGCCAAACTGCTGAACCTCACCGATGAAGGACGGGAACTCATCCAGCAGGGACATGAGGAACGTTACCGCTGGGTGGATGAGTTGGGGCGCAAATTGACCGCCGAAGAACGCGCCCATGTCAGCGAAGCGCTGGACATCATGACCCGCGCCGCGCAGGAAATCGAAGCCGAATCCGCTCAAGAGACGGCTTAA